A DNA window from Arachis duranensis cultivar V14167 chromosome 3, aradu.V14167.gnm2.J7QH, whole genome shotgun sequence contains the following coding sequences:
- the LOC107479999 gene encoding gamma carbonic anhydrase-like 2, mitochondrial, whose amino-acid sequence MASLARFSRRALRSAHTIANRHVESPQLLHTAERAFATQAPNSITASPDRVKWDYRGQRKIIPLGQWLPKVAVDAYVAPNVVLAGQVTVWDAASVWPGAVLRGDLNKITVGFCSNIQERCVLHAAWSSPTGLPAETSIERYVTVGAYSLLRSCTIEPECIIGQRSILMEGSLVETQSILEAGSVLPPGRRIPSGELWAGNPARFVRSLTHEEIVEIPKLAIAINDLSRDHYSEFLPYSTVYLEVEKFKKSLGISV is encoded by the exons ATGGCGAGTCTAGCACGCTTCTCTAGAAGAGCCCTAAGGAGTGCTCACACAATAGCAAACCGCCACGTGGAATCGCCACAGCTGCTGCACACAGCTGAGCGCGCTTTTGCGACGCAAGCACCCAATTCGATAACTGCATCGCCGGATCGGGTGAAGTGGGACTACAGAGGGCAAAGGAAGATAATCCCGCTGGGTCAGTGGCTCCCGAAGGTCGCTGTCGATGCCTACGTGGCACCCAATGTCGTCCTCGCCGGACAAGTCACTGTCTGGGACGCTGCCTCCGTCTGGCCCGGCGCCGTCCTCCGCGGCGATCTCAACAAGATCACCGTTGGATTCTGTTCCAACATTCAGGAGCGCTGCGTCCTTCACGCTGCTTGGTCTTCTCCCACAG GCCTTCCAGCTGAGACTTCTATAGAGAGGTATGTGACGGTTGGGGCATACTCCCTTTTGAGGTCCTGCACTATTGAGCCAGAGTGCATCATTGGGCAGCGCTCCATcctcatggaaggttcactagtGGAAACACAGTCAATCCTTGAAGCTGGGTCAGTTCTTCCGCCAGGGAGGCGAATTCCATCAGGTGAACTTTGGGCAGGAAATCCTGCCAGGTTTGTTAGGTCTTTGACCCATGAAGAAATAGTAGAAATCCCCAAGCTCGCTATTGCAATAAACGATCTGAGCAGAGATCATTACTCAGAGTTCCTTCCCTATTCTACAGTATATTTGGAAGTTGAAAAGTTCAAGAAATCATTAGGTATTTCTGTTTGA
- the LOC107479998 gene encoding squamosa promoter-binding-like protein 13A isoform X2, with protein MDWNLKAPPSWDLTEVDEATLPNIETVDGSTRFGVYRTKEGEFSVDLKLGQVGNSATEPVLVTNSNKSNKDAVAAGVGVGVGVGVSNSKMVMQSPSSGSSKRARAINNGTQTVSCLVDGCNSDLSTCRDYHRRHKVCELHSKTAQVTIAGHKQRFCQQCSRFHSLEEFDEGKRSCRKRLDGHNRRRRKPQPEPITRGGSFLSSFQGSQLLPFSGSHVFPSSGVVNAGWSAGLVTSCGDVRLHSHSSQQQQQMHMVDKQDLFLGSSPTPYNNNKEGKQQLAFLQVDNHHHHHAGAASSMCLRNMFCDNTLTSSVHDSSCALSLLSSPQTTHNPGNGLNQLVPQPHTHHTHHSSLMQQSLGLSLHDSSSMESVDPVMGHSETEHCSSMYNMDSHGSHGSDPPQLFPFQWE; from the exons ATGGATTGGAATTTGAAAGCACCACCGTCTTGGGATTTGACAGAAGTGGATGAGGCAACCTTACCAAACATAGAAACAGTGGATGGCTCAACCAGATTTGGTGTTTACAGAACAAAAGAAGGGGAATTCTCTGTTGACTTGAAACTTGGCCAGGTTGGGAATTCTGCAACCGAACCAGTGTTGGTGACTAATTCAAATAAGTCCAACAAAGATGCTGTTGCTgctggtgttggtgttggtgttggtgttggggTGTCCAACTCCAAAATGGTAATGCAATCACCTTCCTCAGGGTCATCAAAGAGAGCTAGAGCCATTAACAATGGGACACAGACAGTGTCATGCCTCGTTGATGGGTGCAATTCAGATCTCAGCACTTGCAGAGACTATCACAGGCGCCATAAGGTCTGCGAACTCCATTCCAAGACTGCTCAGGTCACAATTGCTGGCCACAAACAAAGGTTCTGCCAACAGTGTAGCAG GTTTCATTCACTGGAGGAGTTTGATGAAGGAAAGAGAAGCTGCAGAAAACGCTTAGATGGACACAACCGAAGGAGGAGAAAGCCACAACCAGAACCAATCACAAGAGGTGGTAGTTTTTTGTCCAGTTTCCAAG GCAGCCAGTTGCTACCCTTCTCAGGTTCGCATGTGTTCCCCTCATCTGGCGTGGTGAATGCTGGGTGGAGTGCAGGACTTGTTACATCCTGCGGAGATGTCAGGCTCCACAGCCACAGCAGCCAGCAACAGCAACAGATGCACATGGTTGATAAACAAGACCTGTTCCTTGGATCCTCACCAACACCCTACAATAACAACAAAGAAGGGAAGCAACAACTTGCATTCTTACAAGTTGATAACCATCACCACCATCATGCTGGTGCTGCTTCTTCCATGTGCCTGAGGAACATGTTCTGTGATAACACCCTAACAAGCTCGGTTCATGACTCTTCCTGTGCTCTCTCTCTTCTGTCATCACCACAGACAACACACAATCCTGGGAATGGATTGAACCAACTGGTGCCGCAGCCTCACACTCATCATACTCATCACTCTTCCCTGATGCAACAATCCTTAGGCCTCAGCCTCCACGATAGCAGCAGCATGGAGTCGGTGGACCCGGTTATGGGCCACAGTGAGACTGAACATTGTTCCTCAATGTATAATATGGATTCTCATGGATCCCATGGGAGTGATCCCCCTCAACTATTCCCCTTTCAGTGGGAATAA
- the LOC107479998 gene encoding squamosa promoter-binding-like protein 13A isoform X1, with amino-acid sequence MKTHNFLKSFHFTLVNSLLFFPCNLRAEKSEANNRGSGSIHLAMDWNLKAPPSWDLTEVDEATLPNIETVDGSTRFGVYRTKEGEFSVDLKLGQVGNSATEPVLVTNSNKSNKDAVAAGVGVGVGVGVSNSKMVMQSPSSGSSKRARAINNGTQTVSCLVDGCNSDLSTCRDYHRRHKVCELHSKTAQVTIAGHKQRFCQQCSRFHSLEEFDEGKRSCRKRLDGHNRRRRKPQPEPITRGGSFLSSFQGSQLLPFSGSHVFPSSGVVNAGWSAGLVTSCGDVRLHSHSSQQQQQMHMVDKQDLFLGSSPTPYNNNKEGKQQLAFLQVDNHHHHHAGAASSMCLRNMFCDNTLTSSVHDSSCALSLLSSPQTTHNPGNGLNQLVPQPHTHHTHHSSLMQQSLGLSLHDSSSMESVDPVMGHSETEHCSSMYNMDSHGSHGSDPPQLFPFQWE; translated from the exons ATGAAGACACACAATTTCTTGAAGTCCTTTCATTTTACTTTGGTtaactctcttctcttttttccatGCAATTTGAGAGCAGAGAAGAGTGAAGCAAACAATAGAGGAAGTGGAAGCATTCATTTAGCTATGGATTGGAATTTGAAAGCACCACCGTCTTGGGATTTGACAGAAGTGGATGAGGCAACCTTACCAAACATAGAAACAGTGGATGGCTCAACCAGATTTGGTGTTTACAGAACAAAAGAAGGGGAATTCTCTGTTGACTTGAAACTTGGCCAGGTTGGGAATTCTGCAACCGAACCAGTGTTGGTGACTAATTCAAATAAGTCCAACAAAGATGCTGTTGCTgctggtgttggtgttggtgttggtgttggggTGTCCAACTCCAAAATGGTAATGCAATCACCTTCCTCAGGGTCATCAAAGAGAGCTAGAGCCATTAACAATGGGACACAGACAGTGTCATGCCTCGTTGATGGGTGCAATTCAGATCTCAGCACTTGCAGAGACTATCACAGGCGCCATAAGGTCTGCGAACTCCATTCCAAGACTGCTCAGGTCACAATTGCTGGCCACAAACAAAGGTTCTGCCAACAGTGTAGCAG GTTTCATTCACTGGAGGAGTTTGATGAAGGAAAGAGAAGCTGCAGAAAACGCTTAGATGGACACAACCGAAGGAGGAGAAAGCCACAACCAGAACCAATCACAAGAGGTGGTAGTTTTTTGTCCAGTTTCCAAG GCAGCCAGTTGCTACCCTTCTCAGGTTCGCATGTGTTCCCCTCATCTGGCGTGGTGAATGCTGGGTGGAGTGCAGGACTTGTTACATCCTGCGGAGATGTCAGGCTCCACAGCCACAGCAGCCAGCAACAGCAACAGATGCACATGGTTGATAAACAAGACCTGTTCCTTGGATCCTCACCAACACCCTACAATAACAACAAAGAAGGGAAGCAACAACTTGCATTCTTACAAGTTGATAACCATCACCACCATCATGCTGGTGCTGCTTCTTCCATGTGCCTGAGGAACATGTTCTGTGATAACACCCTAACAAGCTCGGTTCATGACTCTTCCTGTGCTCTCTCTCTTCTGTCATCACCACAGACAACACACAATCCTGGGAATGGATTGAACCAACTGGTGCCGCAGCCTCACACTCATCATACTCATCACTCTTCCCTGATGCAACAATCCTTAGGCCTCAGCCTCCACGATAGCAGCAGCATGGAGTCGGTGGACCCGGTTATGGGCCACAGTGAGACTGAACATTGTTCCTCAATGTATAATATGGATTCTCATGGATCCCATGGGAGTGATCCCCCTCAACTATTCCCCTTTCAGTGGGAATAA
- the LOC107479996 gene encoding uncharacterized protein LOC107479996 — MSIEIQHGDTIKSSPEEEDQLARSTKKVKMNEENQVDHAMGEVIVKANYLKKQNADKDVNQESNQGNVKTNIALRRSYRDMVVDNEFGKLNPYEIVEMVSEEYLPEDPSIKSSLEVSNPFNPNPTIEVSLEEYEDWCRPWKFSLIVKPLENFFLVRLTSQYDYAHVLFEGPWMIADHYLLVQRWRPLFIPQELEVQKVTVWIRIPNLPAELYNKYFLWKVGKMLGTMLKVDDLTSIHSRGCFARLCVEIDLRKKIIPSFTALDKEFHIQYEGLHHICFNCGRYGHRKENCIESMEAVPNKVPPAAMGGGRHGSEEEPNGQEQSLGSEPSQYSQERKEIIKEKNKETSSISTNDLHNQKQESSNSMQDHQGVNADKETNPFGPWMIAKKKSKKE, encoded by the exons aTGAGCATTGAAATTCAACACGGTGATACAATCAAATCCTCGCCGGAAGAGGAAGATCAACTAGCTAGAAGcactaaaaaagttaaaatgaaTGAAGAAAACCAAGTGGATCATGCTATGGGGGAGGTTATAGTGAAGGCAAATTATTTGAAGAAGCAAAACGCAGACAAAGATGTGAACCAAGAAAGCAATCAAGGCAACGTGAAAACTAATATAGCTCTTAGAAGATCTTATCGAGATATGGTAGTAGATaatgaatttggaaaactcaaCCCGTATGAAATTGTGGAGATGGTGTCAGAGGAGTATCTCCCAGAAGATCCCTCTATTAAGTCAAGTTTGGAGGTTTCAAATCCCTTCAATCCTAATCCGACTATAGAAGTCTCTTTGGAAGAATATGAGGACTGGTGCAGACCTTGGaaattttctttaattgtcAAACCATTAG AGAATTTCTTCTTAGTTAGATTAACAAGCCAATATGATTACGCTCATGTCCTATTCGAAGGCCCTTGGATGATTGCGGATCACTATCTCCTAGTTCAAAGGTGGAGGCCGCTTTTCATTCCGCAAGAACTGGAAGTCCAAAAAGTTACTGTTTGGATAAGAATTCCAAACTTACCAGCTGAGTTGTATAACAAATACTTTCTCTGGAAAGTTGGAAAAATGTTAGGTACTATGCTTAAAGTGGATGATCTGACGTCAATTCATTCTCGGGGATGCTTTGCAAGATTATGTGTAGAGATAGatttgagaaagaaaattattcCATCCTTTACAGCTTTGGACAAGGAATTTCATATTCAATACGAAGGGTTACATCACATTTGTTTTAACTGTGGTCGTTATGGCCATAGAAAGGAAAATTGTATTGAATCTATGGAAGCAGTTCCCAACAAGGTGCCACCAGCGGCAATGGGAGGTGGGAGGCATGGCAGTGAGGAAGAACCCAACGGTCAGGAGCAATCTTTGGGATCAGAGCCAAGTCAGTACTctcaagaaaggaaagaaatcattaaagagaaaaataaggaaacgTCTTCAATTAGCACCAATGATCTGCATAATCAAAAGCAAGAATCATCAAATTCAATGCAGGATCATCAAGGAGTCAATGCAGATAAGGAAACTAACCCATTTGGCCCATGGATGATTGCCAAAAAAAAGTCTAAGAAGGAATAG